A window of the Listeria swaminathanii genome harbors these coding sequences:
- a CDS encoding ribosomal-processing cysteine protease Prp, with amino-acid sequence MIQVDVKRENNQIISFTMSGHADFAEHGSDLVCAGASSIAFGMVNAISEVRDFAPVIEESEGYLYYSVPADYVEDDVVQILLTGMENQLRSLAYSYPDHIKINSK; translated from the coding sequence ATGATTCAAGTCGATGTTAAGCGAGAAAACAACCAAATAATTTCTTTTACGATGAGTGGACACGCCGATTTTGCCGAACATGGCAGTGATTTGGTATGTGCAGGAGCTTCGTCAATTGCTTTTGGAATGGTGAATGCTATTTCGGAAGTACGTGATTTTGCGCCTGTAATAGAAGAGTCGGAGGGTTACCTTTACTATTCTGTGCCTGCTGATTATGTCGAGGATGACGTGGTACAAATCTTGCTCACAGGGATGGAAAATCAACTAAGGTCATTAGCGTACAGCTATCCTGATCATATAAAAATTAACTCCAAATAG
- the rplU gene encoding 50S ribosomal protein L21, which yields MYAIIETGGKQIKVEAGQEIYVEKLAGEVGDVVTFDKVLFVGGDSAKVGVPFVEGATVTAKVEKQGRAKKLTVYKYKPKKNYHKKQGHRQPYTKLTIDAINA from the coding sequence ATGTACGCAATTATTGAAACAGGTGGGAAACAAATCAAAGTAGAAGCAGGCCAAGAGATCTATGTTGAGAAATTAGCAGGTGAAGTTGGTGATGTTGTTACTTTTGACAAAGTTCTATTCGTAGGTGGAGATTCCGCTAAAGTTGGCGTTCCATTCGTGGAAGGTGCAACTGTAACAGCTAAAGTTGAAAAACAAGGCCGTGCGAAGAAATTGACAGTTTATAAATATAAACCGAAAAAGAACTACCACAAAAAACAAGGTCATCGTCAACCTTACACAAAATTAACTATTGATGCAATCAATGCTTAA
- a CDS encoding ribonuclease E/G has product MKKLIISAAPIEKRAAVLNDDVLIDIEIVRPSEKVQVGDIFYGFIQKIDRKMEAAFVDLGNNSKGFIHLKDIPESYDKTQGAKIPVQIVREGSATKLPLLTGVLEFSGDLLIYLYGKEYISVSKRIVDKNTLKQKVETLLVENEALIIRSNAENATKEQMQEALTQAREKHQALLKEAAKRKKPGLLLSAASGIFTSAKQFIQRYTPTEIITDDFEFAKILENTYPDKLVTLKKSADLFADMGIKAQMDRLARPVVHLANGSSLFIEKTEAMWVVDVNSGRFKGTTAKEKTVESVNLKAVPEILRQIRLRNMSGMILVDFIGGMSEAGHRELYEALEAETREEYITTQVAALSQSGLLQLTRRKKQQSFLEVTTMPCPVCYATGHVASKETLAFELERELAGIMQSEPNSIQIITTEDVLDTFLDLNIFNNAPIDWEVADERVPFYQIARVEN; this is encoded by the coding sequence ATGAAAAAGCTAATAATAAGTGCGGCTCCTATAGAAAAGCGAGCAGCAGTGCTTAATGATGATGTGTTAATAGATATCGAAATTGTACGGCCTTCTGAAAAAGTTCAAGTTGGCGATATTTTTTATGGTTTTATTCAAAAAATTGACCGTAAAATGGAAGCTGCATTTGTTGATTTAGGTAATAATAGCAAGGGCTTCATTCATTTAAAAGATATTCCGGAAAGTTATGACAAGACGCAAGGCGCCAAAATCCCAGTTCAAATCGTTCGAGAAGGTAGCGCGACAAAACTGCCATTATTAACGGGTGTACTGGAGTTTTCTGGGGATTTACTCATTTATTTGTATGGTAAAGAATATATTTCTGTTTCCAAACGAATAGTTGATAAAAATACCTTGAAACAAAAAGTGGAGACGTTGTTAGTAGAAAATGAAGCGTTGATTATTCGCTCGAATGCTGAAAATGCAACGAAAGAGCAGATGCAAGAAGCTTTAACTCAAGCGCGTGAGAAACATCAAGCGTTATTAAAAGAAGCAGCTAAACGAAAGAAACCAGGCTTATTATTATCTGCCGCGTCAGGTATCTTTACTAGCGCGAAACAATTCATTCAACGCTACACGCCGACAGAAATCATTACCGACGATTTTGAATTTGCGAAGATACTAGAAAATACATATCCAGATAAGCTAGTCACTTTAAAGAAAAGTGCGGATTTATTTGCGGATATGGGCATTAAAGCGCAAATGGATAGGTTAGCGCGCCCAGTTGTCCATTTAGCGAATGGTTCTTCGTTATTTATTGAAAAAACTGAGGCGATGTGGGTAGTCGATGTCAACTCGGGTAGATTTAAGGGTACTACAGCAAAGGAAAAAACAGTCGAGTCGGTCAATCTTAAAGCTGTCCCGGAAATTTTGCGTCAAATTAGATTGCGTAATATGAGTGGGATGATTTTAGTAGACTTTATCGGTGGGATGTCAGAAGCAGGGCATAGAGAGCTATACGAAGCGTTAGAGGCCGAAACACGCGAAGAATACATTACAACTCAAGTCGCAGCACTTTCGCAGTCAGGGCTGTTACAATTAACGAGACGCAAGAAGCAGCAATCATTTTTAGAAGTGACGACTATGCCTTGTCCGGTTTGTTATGCGACAGGTCATGTGGCTTCCAAAGAAACACTTGCTTTTGAGTTAGAGCGGGAACTGGCAGGGATTATGCAAAGTGAGCCGAATAGCATTCAAATTATTACAACAGAAGACGTTTTGGATACGTTTTTAGATTTGAATATATTTAATAATGCACCAATTGATTGGGAAGTGGCGGATGAAAGAGTGCCATTTTATCAAATTGCGCGGGTGGAAAACTAA
- the minD gene encoding septum site-determining protein MinD: protein MGEAIVITSGKGGVGKTTSTANLGTALALQGKKVCLIDMDIGLRNLDVVLGLENRIIYDLVDVVEGRCKIHQAMIKDKRFDDLLFLLPAAQTTDKNAVSGEQMVELINQLRPDYDFILIDCPAGIETGYKNAVAGADKAIVVTTPEISAVRDADRIIGLLEKEDIEPPKLIINRIRTQMMVNGDVMDIDEITTHLSIELLGIIIDDDEVIRSSNSGDPVAMLPNNRASQGYRNIARRILGESIPLMSIESKKAGFLSRLKVLFSGK from the coding sequence ATGGGAGAAGCTATAGTCATTACTTCTGGGAAAGGCGGAGTAGGAAAAACTACTTCAACTGCTAACTTAGGGACGGCACTTGCTCTTCAGGGTAAAAAAGTGTGCTTGATTGATATGGATATCGGCCTTCGCAATTTAGATGTTGTTTTAGGTTTGGAAAATCGAATTATTTATGATTTGGTGGATGTAGTGGAAGGTCGCTGTAAAATTCATCAAGCCATGATTAAAGATAAACGTTTTGATGATTTACTTTTCTTGCTTCCGGCTGCACAAACGACGGATAAAAATGCTGTTTCGGGCGAGCAAATGGTGGAATTGATTAATCAACTGCGTCCGGATTATGATTTTATTTTAATTGATTGTCCTGCAGGGATTGAAACAGGGTATAAAAATGCAGTTGCTGGGGCAGACAAAGCTATTGTTGTTACTACTCCAGAAATTTCAGCCGTGCGCGATGCAGATAGAATTATCGGTTTGCTTGAGAAAGAAGATATTGAGCCTCCGAAATTAATTATTAATCGTATTCGTACGCAAATGATGGTGAATGGTGATGTAATGGATATTGACGAAATTACAACACATTTATCGATTGAATTACTTGGTATTATTATTGATGACGATGAAGTTATTCGTTCGTCTAACAGCGGGGATCCGGTTGCTATGTTGCCGAATAATCGTGCGTCACAAGGTTACCGTAATATTGCTCGACGCATTCTTGGAGAGTCTATTCCATTAATGTCAATCGAGTCCAAAAAAGCAGGATTTCTTTCTCGCTTAAAAGTACTTTTTAGTGGAAAATAA
- the minC gene encoding septum site-determining protein MinC has product MKKNVQIKGTKDGISIFLSDKASISELQQELTQLLADQKQNPYSGEKLEVQVQIGNRLFSEEEELEISTIIHKNSQMKIGAFYSNVMSKDEAKKWKENDQIFSMATIIRSGQVVQVPGDFLLIGDVNPGGQIRSKGNVFVLGNIKGIIHAGFEGDENAIVAGKFLYPSQVRIAGKVYGFDSEDYKEVTETDLFSAFVDDAGEIIIDGIHKIRKIRPEISNFQGGR; this is encoded by the coding sequence ATGAAGAAGAATGTTCAAATTAAAGGCACAAAAGACGGCATTAGTATTTTTCTTAGTGACAAAGCGAGTATATCCGAGTTGCAACAAGAACTAACTCAATTGCTGGCGGATCAAAAACAAAACCCATACTCTGGTGAAAAATTAGAGGTGCAAGTTCAAATTGGTAACCGTCTGTTTTCAGAGGAAGAAGAGCTTGAAATATCAACTATTATTCATAAAAATAGTCAAATGAAAATTGGCGCGTTTTATAGTAATGTTATGTCTAAAGATGAAGCCAAAAAGTGGAAAGAAAATGATCAAATATTTTCCATGGCAACGATTATTCGCTCTGGACAAGTTGTTCAAGTTCCTGGAGATTTCCTGCTTATTGGCGATGTGAATCCGGGTGGACAAATCCGTTCAAAGGGCAATGTGTTTGTTCTAGGTAATATTAAAGGAATTATTCATGCTGGTTTTGAAGGTGACGAAAATGCAATTGTTGCAGGGAAATTTCTTTATCCATCACAAGTCAGAATAGCTGGAAAAGTATATGGCTTTGATAGTGAAGATTATAAAGAAGTGACAGAAACAGATTTGTTTTCTGCATTTGTAGATGATGCAGGAGAGATAATAATAGATGGAATACATAAGATAAGAAAAATTAGACCTGAAATTTCTAATTTTCAAGGAGGGCGTTAA
- the mreD gene encoding rod shape-determining protein MreD, giving the protein MNVKKNIALPAIMVGTFILEGVFSLQFANGLFNDKHLFIPHFLLIMLTIMTCFYKRNTTLVYAFILGLLFDIYYTGVMGIYFAIFPFTVYITDKFMKVLQNNVLLVGLIAVFNIILTESLVYAFYYLIGSTTMSIPVFIDQRLWTTILFNLAFFLVVFFPFRLFLDRLVKSE; this is encoded by the coding sequence ATGAATGTAAAGAAAAACATTGCGCTTCCTGCAATCATGGTTGGAACCTTTATTTTAGAGGGTGTTTTTAGTCTTCAGTTTGCGAATGGTCTTTTCAATGATAAACATCTTTTCATTCCACATTTTTTACTTATCATGTTGACGATTATGACTTGTTTTTATAAACGGAATACGACTTTAGTATATGCGTTTATTCTAGGCTTATTGTTTGATATTTATTATACGGGCGTGATGGGCATTTATTTTGCAATCTTCCCATTTACTGTGTATATCACAGATAAATTCATGAAAGTGTTGCAAAATAATGTGCTTCTCGTTGGTTTGATTGCTGTATTTAATATTATTCTTACGGAAAGCTTGGTTTATGCATTTTATTATTTGATTGGTTCGACGACGATGAGCATTCCAGTTTTCATTGATCAACGTTTATGGACAACGATTTTGTTTAATTTGGCGTTCTTTTTAGTTGTTTTTTTCCCATTCCGATTGTTTCTTGATCGCTTGGTTAAATCAGAATAA
- the mreC gene encoding rod shape-determining protein MreC, whose translation MPQFFLNKRLIILLISIIVLVALVGFSLRDRENASWPEQFVKDVVGFGENIVAKPTSFISGVVGGVVDLKNTYTENQHLKERLEELAQLESEVADLKKENKDLKESLDITDSIRDYDPLNASVISRNPTNWNDQIEIDKGSSDGVKPDMAVTTPSGLIGKVTTTGAKSATVELLTSSDVKNRVSAKVQGEENAFGIINGYDSDTKLLELKQLPYDMKFKKGQKVVTSGLGGKFPAGIFIGTIEKVETDKMGLSQTAFIKPGADMYDLNHVTVLKRSAEAGTKADDTTSSDATGGQ comes from the coding sequence ATGCCACAATTTTTTCTCAATAAACGTTTGATTATCTTGTTAATATCTATTATTGTTCTCGTCGCGTTAGTTGGTTTTTCTTTGCGTGATCGCGAGAATGCTTCGTGGCCGGAACAATTTGTGAAAGATGTTGTTGGATTTGGCGAAAATATAGTAGCTAAGCCTACTTCATTTATTTCGGGTGTAGTTGGTGGAGTGGTTGATTTGAAAAACACCTACACTGAAAACCAACATCTGAAAGAACGTTTAGAAGAATTGGCACAACTTGAAAGTGAAGTTGCAGACTTAAAAAAAGAAAATAAAGATTTAAAAGAAAGTCTTGATATTACTGACAGTATTCGTGATTATGATCCACTAAATGCTTCTGTTATTTCTAGAAATCCTACAAATTGGAATGACCAAATAGAAATTGACAAAGGTTCTAGTGATGGAGTGAAACCTGATATGGCAGTTACTACACCAAGTGGTCTTATTGGTAAAGTAACGACCACAGGAGCTAAATCAGCTACCGTTGAATTACTAACTTCATCCGATGTGAAAAACCGTGTTTCTGCTAAAGTGCAGGGCGAGGAAAACGCATTCGGGATTATCAATGGATATGACAGTGATACTAAGTTGCTTGAATTAAAACAATTACCGTATGACATGAAATTTAAAAAAGGACAGAAAGTTGTTACTTCTGGACTCGGCGGGAAATTCCCAGCAGGTATCTTTATCGGTACGATTGAAAAAGTAGAAACTGATAAAATGGGATTATCTCAAACCGCGTTTATTAAGCCAGGTGCTGACATGTATGATTTAAACCATGTAACTGTTTTGAAGCGTTCAGCTGAAGCAGGGACAAAGGCGGATGATACAACTAGTTCAGATGCGACTGGAGGACAATAA
- a CDS encoding rod shape-determining protein, which yields MFGFGNKDIGIDLGTANTLVYMKGKGIVLREPSVVAMKKDTQEIVAVGSDAKNMIGRTPGNIVAIRPMKDGVIADYDTTAAMMKYYIQKAGKSVNASKPRVMICVPSGITGVEKRAVIDATRQAGAKDAFTIEEPFAAAIGAGLPVGEPTGSMVVDIGGGTTEVAVISLGGIVTSRSVRTAGDDLDEVIINYIRKKYNLLIGDRTAESIKMEIGSASPKGLDLSPFSIRGRDLVTGLPKTIEITPEEISEALADTVAAIIDAVKGTLENTPPELSADIMDKGIVLTGGGALLRNLDAVISEETKMPVIIADEPLDCVAIGTGKALENMDMYKNKKMN from the coding sequence ATGTTTGGATTTGGTAATAAAGATATTGGAATTGATTTAGGGACTGCGAATACGCTTGTCTATATGAAGGGAAAAGGTATTGTCCTTCGTGAACCTTCCGTTGTAGCAATGAAAAAAGACACACAAGAAATAGTTGCAGTTGGTAGCGACGCAAAAAATATGATTGGTAGAACACCAGGAAATATTGTTGCAATTCGTCCAATGAAAGATGGAGTTATTGCTGATTATGATACAACTGCAGCGATGATGAAGTATTACATACAAAAAGCTGGTAAGAGCGTTAATGCGAGCAAACCACGCGTAATGATATGTGTACCTTCTGGAATTACAGGCGTAGAAAAACGCGCTGTAATCGATGCAACTCGTCAAGCGGGGGCTAAAGATGCATTCACAATTGAAGAACCTTTTGCTGCAGCTATTGGCGCTGGACTTCCAGTTGGCGAACCAACAGGTAGCATGGTTGTAGATATTGGTGGGGGAACTACAGAAGTTGCTGTAATTTCACTTGGAGGTATCGTGACTAGCCGCTCTGTTAGAACTGCTGGTGATGATTTAGATGAAGTTATTATTAATTATATTCGCAAAAAATACAATCTATTAATTGGTGATCGTACTGCCGAATCAATCAAAATGGAAATCGGCTCCGCTAGTCCAAAAGGATTGGACCTTTCTCCGTTTAGTATTCGTGGACGTGATTTAGTAACGGGTCTTCCGAAAACAATTGAAATTACGCCAGAAGAAATTAGTGAAGCTCTTGCAGATACAGTTGCAGCAATTATTGATGCTGTAAAAGGAACACTTGAAAATACACCGCCAGAACTATCAGCTGATATTATGGATAAAGGGATTGTACTTACAGGTGGGGGAGCTCTTTTACGTAATTTAGATGCCGTTATTTCTGAAGAAACAAAAATGCCAGTTATTATTGCAGATGAACCACTTGATTGTGTTGCAATTGGAACAGGAAAAGCTTTAGAAAACATGGATATGTATAAAAATAAAAAAATGAACTAA
- the radC gene encoding RadC family protein, translated as MLINEVLENEKPREKLQNYGIESLSSSELVALIIETGTKNESVLTIANRIIMKFKNVAEMQYASIEEFQLVNGIGIAKASKIMAAVELGRRISLVTEQEEIVVRCPEDAVKLVMPELAFLFQEHFHCLFLNTKNQVIYRQTIFVGGLNASIVHPREVFRLALRKSSASIMCFHNHPSGDPAPSSEDLLVTKRLAEAGNIVGITLLDHIIIGKNKYISLKEKGYF; from the coding sequence ATGCTGATAAATGAAGTTCTAGAAAATGAAAAACCACGTGAAAAATTACAAAACTATGGGATAGAGAGTCTATCATCTTCGGAGTTAGTAGCTTTGATCATTGAAACTGGAACAAAGAATGAGTCTGTTTTAACAATAGCAAATCGAATTATTATGAAATTCAAAAATGTGGCAGAGATGCAATATGCTTCCATTGAAGAATTTCAATTAGTTAATGGTATCGGAATAGCTAAAGCTTCTAAAATTATGGCAGCAGTTGAACTTGGCAGGCGTATAAGCTTAGTAACAGAGCAAGAGGAGATTGTCGTCAGATGCCCAGAAGATGCTGTTAAATTGGTAATGCCTGAGTTAGCGTTTCTCTTTCAAGAACATTTCCACTGCCTCTTTTTAAACACAAAAAATCAAGTGATTTATCGCCAAACAATCTTTGTTGGCGGACTGAATGCGTCTATCGTTCATCCAAGAGAAGTTTTTAGATTAGCACTAAGAAAATCGTCTGCATCTATTATGTGTTTTCACAACCATCCATCTGGTGATCCAGCGCCTTCAAGCGAAGACTTACTAGTAACCAAAAGATTAGCTGAAGCAGGAAATATTGTTGGAATCACGCTGTTAGACCATATTATCATTGGTAAGAATAAGTACATTAGTTTAAAAGAAAAAGGTTATTTTTAA
- a CDS encoding prepilin peptidase, producing the protein MLYFLLAIYSTIFMSFVQVAGECFPIRKSFLFRFSECNYCQKPLAFYHIIPICSFLFLKGKSKCCGRPIPLIYFLMELITPMYTLLIYIQFSFSYPFFVYCIIYYFLAFFFITDIFYLYVPNAVLSLFVCMLFLFFILFNQPWLDLIYSGVMSGLFYLLFFSIFRKGIGLGDIKILIILSTFLGFKMGYYIFFLAIILGTIILLTALLFKKVKKNKQVPFVPYIYASFLLVSILIK; encoded by the coding sequence ATGCTTTATTTTTTATTAGCAATTTATAGCACGATTTTTATGTCTTTTGTTCAAGTGGCAGGAGAATGTTTCCCAATAAGAAAATCTTTTTTATTCCGCTTTTCGGAGTGCAATTATTGCCAAAAACCACTAGCTTTCTATCATATTATTCCAATTTGTTCATTTTTATTTTTAAAAGGGAAGTCTAAATGTTGCGGTAGACCTATTCCTTTAATTTACTTTTTGATGGAATTAATAACACCAATGTATACACTCCTTATATACATTCAATTTTCTTTTTCATATCCGTTTTTTGTATACTGCATCATTTATTATTTTTTAGCCTTTTTCTTTATTACGGATATTTTTTATTTGTACGTTCCTAATGCTGTCCTATCTTTATTTGTATGTATGCTGTTTCTTTTCTTTATTCTTTTTAATCAACCTTGGCTCGATTTAATTTATTCAGGTGTTATGAGTGGCCTTTTTTACTTGCTTTTCTTTAGTATATTTAGAAAAGGAATTGGGTTAGGGGATATTAAAATACTTATTATTTTAAGTACTTTCTTAGGTTTTAAAATGGGTTATTACATCTTTTTTCTAGCGATTATTCTAGGAACGATTATATTATTAACTGCATTACTATTTAAAAAAGTGAAGAAAAATAAGCAAGTTCCATTTGTGCCATATATTTATGCTTCCTTCCTGCTAGTTAGTATTTTGATAAAATAG
- a CDS encoding bifunctional folylpolyglutamate synthase/dihydrofolate synthase — translation MTLNSYEEALDWIHGTLRLGIKPGLARMEYMMDKLNHPEKANKWVHIAGTNGKGSTLTFTRNVLEEAGYKTGTFTSPYIEIFNERISINGEPISNDMIVALANRIKPIAEELEATVYGPPSEFEIITAMMFLCFAEYESIDIGIIEVGLGGRLDSTNILIPLVSVITTIGMDHMEFLGDTIEQIASEKAGIIKPGIPVVSGVIQKEAQEVIEKIATNNDSSIAQLNNSFSIHDDNGDIIYKTIYGEEIRNLFLGLQGLHQLNNAAVAIKVLQYLNTFSSFEIEVPAIRKGLEKAFWPGRMEKITSDPFIMLDGAHNPEGVQTFAQSIEMYPGPKKIIVSILADKNYQEMLMTLKAIPNSEILLTTFDYPRAMTAEEVIRIGKSEGVSINSDWQQALNDIYKTKNDTKYFITGSLYFISEVRKYLLSIFR, via the coding sequence ATGACATTAAATTCATATGAAGAAGCACTAGATTGGATTCATGGAACACTTCGTTTAGGAATAAAACCTGGGTTAGCGCGGATGGAGTATATGATGGACAAATTAAATCATCCAGAAAAAGCGAATAAATGGGTACATATTGCTGGAACAAATGGCAAAGGATCAACGCTCACCTTTACTAGAAATGTTTTAGAAGAAGCAGGGTATAAAACAGGAACCTTCACTTCACCTTATATTGAGATTTTTAATGAACGAATTAGTATTAATGGTGAACCAATTAGTAATGACATGATTGTTGCTTTAGCTAACCGGATTAAACCTATTGCAGAAGAACTTGAAGCAACTGTTTATGGACCACCATCAGAATTTGAAATTATTACAGCTATGATGTTTTTATGTTTCGCTGAATACGAATCCATTGATATTGGTATTATTGAAGTCGGGCTTGGAGGAAGACTAGATTCCACGAATATTCTAATACCGTTAGTTTCTGTAATTACAACAATTGGCATGGACCATATGGAATTCCTTGGAGATACAATCGAGCAAATTGCGAGTGAAAAAGCTGGAATAATCAAACCAGGAATACCTGTTGTTTCTGGAGTTATTCAAAAAGAAGCCCAAGAAGTAATAGAAAAGATTGCAACGAATAACGATTCCAGTATCGCTCAATTAAATAACTCGTTTTCTATACATGATGACAATGGAGACATTATCTACAAAACCATTTATGGAGAAGAAATAAGAAACCTTTTCCTTGGCTTACAAGGTCTTCATCAATTAAACAATGCTGCCGTGGCAATAAAAGTGTTACAGTACTTAAATACCTTTTCTTCTTTTGAAATTGAAGTGCCGGCAATTAGAAAAGGTTTGGAAAAAGCGTTTTGGCCAGGAAGAATGGAAAAGATTACATCAGATCCATTTATCATGCTAGATGGGGCGCATAATCCAGAAGGCGTTCAAACGTTCGCTCAATCAATCGAAATGTATCCGGGGCCTAAAAAAATAATTGTTAGTATTTTAGCAGATAAAAATTATCAAGAAATGCTAATGACATTAAAAGCAATTCCAAATTCGGAAATACTATTGACCACCTTTGATTATCCTAGAGCTATGACAGCGGAAGAAGTAATCCGAATCGGGAAAAGTGAAGGCGTTTCAATAAATTCAGATTGGCAACAAGCGTTAAATGACATTTATAAAACTAAAAATGATACTAAATACTTTATTACTGGATCCCTTTATTTTATTTCAGAAGTCCGAAAATATTTGTTATCGATCTTCCGCTAA